In Camelina sativa cultivar DH55 chromosome 16, Cs, whole genome shotgun sequence, a single window of DNA contains:
- the LOC104748985 gene encoding VAN3-binding protein-like encodes MERELRRPNPINSSRRPEMFSSGAGSTHLPESPRGPMEFLSRSWSVSALEVSRALQTAKSASATNRAPSSINTPIPEEATNPEKEECPPPENNTSVSSQFSFAASATSQLVLERIMSQSEVSPLTSGRLSHSSGPLNGGGSFTETDSPPISPSDDFDDVVKYFRTHNTIQPLFSGTGGSRGGTTGNGSSTPMAGTGPKTVGRWLKDRKEKKKEESRAQNAQVHAAVSVAAVASAVAAVAAATAASSPGKNEQMARIDMAMASAAALVAAQCVEAAEIMGAERDHLASVVSSAVNVKSHDDIVTLTAAAATALRGAATLKARALKEVWNIAAVIPAEKGTSSALCGQVDTKHSDSSFSGELPMAGEDFFGACNQELLAKGTELLKRTRGGDLHWKIVSVYINKAGQVVLKMKSKHVGGTFTKKKKHMVLEVKKDIPAWAGRDLFNGDKHQHYFGLKTETKRVIEFECRNQREYDIWTQGVSRLLAIATEKKQKSSMSKWMAP; translated from the exons atggaGAGAGAACTTAGACGACCGAACCCAATCAACAGCTCTCGCCGTCCGGAGATGTTTTCTTCAGGCGCCGGTAGTACTCATCTACCGGAAAGCCCACGAGGCCCAATGGAGTTCTTGTCTAGATCCTGGAGCGTCTCTGCCTTGGAAGTCTCCAGGGCTCTCCAAACCGCCAAGTCAGCTTCAGCCACCAACAGAGCTCCCTCCTCCATCAACACTCCAATACCGGAGGAAGCGACGAACCCTGAAAAAGAAGAATGTCCGCCGCCTGAGAACAATACTAGTGTCAGTAGCCAGTTCTCCTTCGCTGCCTCCGCCACTTCACAGCTTGTTCTTGAGCGCATTATGTCTCAATCG GAGGTGTCACCGTTAACATCGGGGAGACTATCACACAGTAGCGGACCACTCAACGGCGGTGGTTCTTTCACGGAGACAGACAGTCCTCCCATCTCCCCCTCTGACGACTTCGACGACGTTGTCAAG TATTTTCGCACCCACAACACCATACAGCCTCTCTTCTCTGGCACAGGAGGCAGCCGTGGTGGTACCACCGGAAACGGGAGCAGTACCCCAATGGCTGGAACAGGCCCAAAGACTGTTGGTAGGTGGCTCAAAGACCgtaaggaaaagaagaaagaagagagtagAGCTCAGAATGCACAGGTCCATGCAGCTGTTTCAGTTGCAGCGGTTGCATCTGCTGTGGCAGCTGTAGCTGCAGCGACAGCAGCTTCCTCACCTGGTAAAAACGAGCAGATGGCCAGAATTGATATGGCCATGGCTTCTGCCGCTGCTCTGGTGGCTGCTCAGTGTGTGGAGGCCGCAGAAATCATGGGCGCAGAAAGGGATCATTTGGCATCCGTTGTGAGCTCTGCAGTGAATGTTAAGTCCCATGACGATATTGTCACGCTTACTGCAGCTGCTGCAACAG CTCTGCGAGGAGCTGCTACACTCAAGGCACGAGCACTAAAAGAAGTGTGGAACATAGCAGCTGTGATACCAGCCGAGAAAGGAACAAGTTCAGCATTGTGTGGCCAGGTTGACACAAAGCATAGCGATAGCAGCTTTAGTGGAGAATTACCCATGGCTGGGGAAGACTTCTTCGGAGCCTGCAATCAGGAACTACTAGCTAAAGGCACTGAGCTCCTCAAACGAACTCGTGGAG GTGATCTCCACTGGAAGATAGTTTCTGTCTACATCAACAAAGCCGGCCAAGTTGTGCTGAAAATGAAAAGTAAACACGTCGGAGGGACCttcacaaagaagaagaaac ATATGGTGCTTGAAGTGAAAAAGGATATACCTGCATGGGCTGGCAGGGATCTCTTTAACGGAGACAAGCATCAACACTACTTCGGGTTAAAGACTGAAACAAAGAGGGTAATTGAATTTGAGTGCAGAAACCAAAGAGAATACGATATATGGACTCAGGGGGTATCCCGGCTTCTTGCCATTGCTacagagaagaagcagaaaagtTCTATGTCCAAATGGATGGCACCTTAA